The segment CGGAAGCGAACAGCACAATTACTGACGAGACTCTCAAGCAGCTTGTTTCTTCAGTAAAAAACCCAGCTCATCCTGTACGGGTATACGCCGCTATGTATTTAGGCTTGTACCCACAGGGTGAAGAAGCCTCTCTCGGCTATCTTAAACAGGCTGAAGAAGCGGCCAGCAAATATACAATTCCAGATCCGTTACCTGTAAGATCGATGAAAGATATATTAGAAGTCAACTTACGTTCACTCCCTTCTATCGAAGATTGCCTGTTGGAAATGCAGGCGTTTGCGGAACTGTCGCGGGCGGAGTCGATAGCGAAAAAGAAAGATGAATCCTGGACCTACCTGAAAAAGAGTCTGCAAATCGGGAGGAATATCTCTCCGAATCCTAAACTGACTCGCAGTTTCCGAGAAGCAATCGAGTCGAATTCGACGCGAGCACAACAGCAACTTTTCCGGGAAATCAATCTCAATGCGGCATCGGAATTGTCCATCAAGTTTGCTCAATACGATCGAAACTTGAAAGTCCTGGAAGAACGTGCCGAACGTAGATTTCGTGCTCAATGGACGATCCTTGCCCGAGGCCTCAACTGGGGACTCCAATCTGAAGTCTGGCAAGCCGTCACCAGTAATGACGCGTCGGGGTCATCCGCGGACATGGAACCTTATGTCAGTACACCACTACTCCAGTTGTTAGAGAACCGCTTTACTGAATTGGGCCAAAAACAATTCGCCGACAACGTTAACGCCCTGTTGAGCCGACAGGATTTGCTTACGGAACCGACAGCGGTGCTGGTGGAAGGGTTGGCCGTTAATCTGGCTTACGACGACATCCGCGCGGCCTCTTCCATTATTAATGATTCGAAAGTCTCTGTAGCGGAAAAAGAACTGATCACCTTGTACTTTATTAATCGACTTGTCCGCAAAGAAAAACTCATTCAGGCGATCGATCTCACCAAGCGGATTGAAGATCCTCTAATGCAAGAAGAGGCTTGGAAGGTCATGTCCGGCCACGCAGTCGCTTCCGCTCAGACGGAAAAGTATTGGGCCTTAATGCGTCGTGAGGATTTGACACCGACACGATGGTTGTCGGTCTGCCGTGGCGTCATTCCGGAGTTGGTTGGATTCTTTGCACTACTCGAAGAAGAGCTCCCGACGCCTGATTCTGCCCCCTGATTCTGGTGAATCTGGCCCCCAAACCGGACCCGCATGTACATTTTCGAATTGGATATTCGTGTTCACAGGAGTACACGACGCACAGCGAAAAAGATGTCCAAGCGGCAAACTCGCGACAGAATTCCATAAATGCTGCGTAAACTACTGTACTTTCGCTGATTACGACGCATTCCTTGCTTTCCTAACTTTGGGGGAATCTATAGAATCACGATAGTAGAACTTCGAGAAGCAGGCTGGTTAATTCTCGAATTTCAGGCAAGAAAGGGAATCCACGAGCGAAAGAAGTGGGCCCCTTCGTGCATCAACGTTGGCATGAGGAACCAATTTGTTCGTGATGTCGTGATACACGTATACGTCTGCTAGAGTCCTGAACGGATTCTGACAAGATCGCGTTGCTGTGAAATGTCCGGCGAGGGGACTGATTTCAGTCCGGGAACCTCAAAGTTCCACTTCTCTGCCAAGCCTGTGACCATCCGAAGTAACTCGCTCTTATCTGGCGACCTGTATCAAGGCAATTCTCACCAGAAATCTCTGCACCTGCGAGCGTAAGCCTCACCTCCGCAGTGTAAGAAATCCAACCGAAGATCAACATTCAAGGAGTTCGAGGTGTCGAAAACCTTATTCGCTATCATCGTGTGTACCCTGACGATGGGGTTTGCCAAAAGTCTGCCTGCCCAGACCGATTTGTATCTGGCCCTTTCCAGTCCCCAACGAGTCGTCGACGACGTTAAAGCCATTCTGGATCTCACGACTCCAGAAGAACAGGAACAGAAAGAAGTTCTGAACGACTACTTTGACCTACTACTGGACGGAATCGATCAAAGTCTGATTCTGAAACTGGATGTTATTTCTGAACCCCAAGAAGCTCGTTACCGAATCTTCTTTCCCGTCACTCAGAAAACTCGTGACTTCCGTGAGAATCTGAAGGGATACGATTTCATCTCTCGACGAGATCGCAAAAATCCATCTCTTTATACAGTTGCTGGTGAATACACAGGATTTTTACTGTTCGATATTCCCTATGCGATCCTTGTAAAACAGCAGGTCGATCTGGAAACGATCCGAGTTGGAGCGATGAATGCCTTTTCAACTCATGAAAAGTTAAACGATCTGCCCGAGGTCGACGTAATTCTCAGCCTCAAAAACGAAGGGGGCGATGTCGAAGAACGTCATGCCAAGTTTGGCGGAATTGAAGAACTCATCAAAGCGTACGTTACTCGCCGCGAGGGAGAATCGGCTGAAGATTTCGCTGTCCGAGAAGGCATGGCTAACATCCTTATCGATGAACTCGAACGAGTGTATGCCGAAGGAAAAAGCATGCTGACCACGTGGAGCTTGCCCGCTCCAGTCGAGAATGGGCAATTCACGACGCTTATCGACCCCATTGCGGAAACCAGCCTCGCTGCCACCGTCAATCAACTGAAGGAACATCCCAGCCAGTTCGCCGGTATCCCAGAACGGGAAGATGCGATTCTGAAACTCCGCATTTTGTTACCTCTGGACGAACTTCGTCAGAAGAATCTGAGCGAATACAGCAAAGTGATGCAGGCGGCGATCGTAAAAACCATCACCGATGATGCCGAGAAATCAGAAGATTCCAAACAAGCATTCAACAGCGCGTCAGACCTGTTTTTTGCCATGCTGGATGAAAGCATCAAGTCAGGCTGGCTCGATACAGTAGCTCAGGTCTACAACAACGATGCCGGTCGCGTTTCTCTCGGTGTGATGAACGCCGTTAATGGAGAAGAAGCTCGCAAAATCCTGGAACTGGTTCCCAAGACAGCCGAAGGACGAGCCATTGAATTCGACATCGACAAACAGGGCGACGTTTCCATACACAAACTGACCTTCGAAGAAGGAGCACTGCAAAGTCTGCAAGGTTTCTTCGGCGATGATGTAGTCGTCTACGTTGGCACCTCCACAAACGCCTTCTGGATTTCTGCCGGAGCAAATGCGGTCGAAGAACTGAAATCTGCCATTACTCAGGCGGAAGCAGAACCGGCAAAGCCCACCGAGACTCATCGGTTCGTGGATTTGAAACTAGCTGTTGGTGCATGGGTCGAAACGGTGCATAAAGCCCGCGGCGAATCTGGCAACGACAAGTTATACAACTTCGCCAAATCAGCCTTCGAAGAAGGGGCCGATGCGATTACGTTGCAATTGAATCAGAAAGGTGATGTCATCGATGGCGAACTGAATATCGAGCAAGGCGTCTTACGTCTGGCAGGTAAACTGATCGCCGACTTCTCTGCAGAAAATCTGGAAGAGTAGTCGCGAAGATTGACCTGAAAACCAATGAAATGCTGTGGAGTCATCAGGCTCCACAGCATTTTTTAAATTTACGCCCGGAACCACAGGTACAGGGATCGTTCCTTCCTGGAAGTTGTCCCGGAGCCATGCCTTGGATAACGGCAGGCTTTCCAACTGTAGACTTGGCTGATGCCCTCTGCGATTTCCCTGAATTCCGTTTCATCTGCATCACATTCGCTGGCGATCGATCTGCTTTGATCTCGCCCACCATCGCCTTCATCACTGGGTCAATATGATTGAAGAACTGCTTATATCCCGCGCAAAGGTAGTTTAAACCATCTTCCCCGCTGGGCGTCGATATAAATCGATTCTTGGGACAACCTCCGTTACAGACAAAACGGACTTCGCATTCTCGACAAAATGGAGGCAGAGTCTTTTCCTTATCAGACCCGAACTGTTCTTGACGCTCGGAATTCGCCAGTACTGGCAATAACGTTTCCTGAATGTTTCCCAGTTTCCAGTCGGGGTCAACAAAATGATCGCACGAGTAAAGATCCCCATTGTGCTCGAGCGCTAAAGCACGTCCACATTTTTTCCGAAATATGCACAGACCCGGTTCGTATCCCATCCAGGCAGAGAGCGCCTGATCGAATATCTGCACGAAGACTTTTCCAATATCACGGCGACTCCATTCGTCAAACACGTCGACGAGAAACTGGCCATATTGCTCGGGTAGCACAGATCGTTCCGAGACATGCTTTCCCCATGGATGCAATTCACATTCCTGTTTCTGTTCGGATTCTATTCGTTCGACTTCTGTCTGTTCTTGGTTCTCTTTCTCAACAATAGGGATGAACTGTATATGTTCCGCTCCATTGTCTCGCAGGTAGGTGTAAACTTTCTTGCCCAGTCGGGCGTTCACCCGATTCACGACCACGAGGACATTGAATTCGACTTCATTTGATTTCAGGAGGTGCAACCCTTGCATCACTTTTTCGAAGGTCGGATTCCCCTTTTTGTCATAGCGATAATGGTCATGTACTTCCGCGGGGCCATCTATCGAAATGCCAATCAAAAAGTTTTCTCGTTTGAAGAACTGGCACCATTCGTCTGTCAGCAGAACACCATTCGTCTGCAATGTATTTGCGTATTGTAAACCTGGGGGAGCATGCTTTTTCTGGACTCGCACAACTGCCTCAAAGAAATCGAGCCCCAGTAAGGTTGGCTCGCCCCCCTGCCAGGCAAAGGTGACCTCGGGGATTTCCGCTGGTTGCGCTGCAAAATATTGTTCGATAAATGATTCAAGCAGTTCCAGCGACATCCGCCACCGTTCACCTGACGGATAAAGTTCTTCTTTCCGCAAGTAATAGCAGTATTCGCAATCGAGATTGCAGATGGGGCCGATCGGCTTCACCATCACGTGCAAACCCTGATGTTCGAATGGAATGACGGTCATGAGGCAGACTGAATTCTGGCGGTTTGTGTTCAGGAATATTTACTCACTGTAAATCAATTATACCCGCTGCAAAGCTGCGAAACATCAAGTCACGCCGAGAACCAGTCGATTCAAGTGGAAGCCGAGGCATTTTATTCGATCAGTACTAACAACTGACCTACGCAAGCACGTTTAATTTAAGCGGGCGTTCATCGCGACGGTCGTTCCATTTTTCGTCGTAGAATCCGACCGGTTCTTTGGGTTTTCCCAACCATTCCTGCACGATCCGAGTCGTCTTGAGAGCGTGTACTTTCCAGGAGGTCATTGGCGTACAGACGAACCGGCAGGTCGTGAAGGTTTCATTACGAAGACAAGTGGCAACGCTACCCCAAGTGGTGGGGATCATGATATTCAGATCGCCGCGGCGGCAACTGTCTTCCAGCAACATTTTCATCAGCACAAGTCGCGATTCCATTGGCCACCCTACCCGTGATGACAGCGAGAGCATTTCCAGGCGACCCTGATGCGCCAGTCCATAGGCTGCCGCTATTGGCTCATCATCCACGTATAGCACGGACCAGTCTGCCACTGCCTGACCTACGGCTGCATTATGAATCCGACTGATGAATTCACTATTACGAGTGCCACGACGTTCCTTGGTTTTTCCAATCGGGTTCGCCAGATTTTCAGAAAGAATTTTCTGCAGATGCTGATAGATCAAGTTTTCACCAGGTTCATCGACTTGGTTCTCGGCAATCGATCGGCAACGCATCAGGCGTAGTCGTCCCATGCCCTGTAATCGACGTTCCATGGAGTGAGCAGTCTGACGCATTTCGGCGTCCGCATTCGTCCAGAAAGAGTACCACCCCTTCTCCAGGTTAATGACAGAACATTCGCGGCTGGAATGCTGTTCCATTTTCATTCCATGCAGAATTCCTGCCGTTTCCAACCGTTCTTTCTCGCGACCTTGTTTCAACAAACCGGTCCAGTCGAGATAGTCCCAATTGCGATCCGATTTTTTAAGATGCTTAATCGCGGCCTGCAGAATGATCGTTTTATGTGGACCAATGGTATTATAAAATGAGAACCACTCCTCCATGGGAAAAGTGAGCACTCGCAATGTCCCGAGCGAAGTCTCCATTGGCCGTATCACAAACGGGACAAATCCAATCGGTTTCCCCATCAGCGAAACCATCAGAACTTTCAAGTCATCTCGCAATCCAGTCAGTGCGCAAGTCGCCTCGAACGCTTCGTAAGAATGTAGGAAACTCGAATCAGGAGTCTGACTCCAAAGTCGATTCCAGACATCGGAAACGGTTTTCAGTTCT is part of the Polystyrenella longa genome and harbors:
- a CDS encoding anaerobic sulfatase maturase; this encodes MTVIPFEHQGLHVMVKPIGPICNLDCEYCYYLRKEELYPSGERWRMSLELLESFIEQYFAAQPAEIPEVTFAWQGGEPTLLGLDFFEAVVRVQKKHAPPGLQYANTLQTNGVLLTDEWCQFFKRENFLIGISIDGPAEVHDHYRYDKKGNPTFEKVMQGLHLLKSNEVEFNVLVVVNRVNARLGKKVYTYLRDNGAEHIQFIPIVEKENQEQTEVERIESEQKQECELHPWGKHVSERSVLPEQYGQFLVDVFDEWSRRDIGKVFVQIFDQALSAWMGYEPGLCIFRKKCGRALALEHNGDLYSCDHFVDPDWKLGNIQETLLPVLANSERQEQFGSDKEKTLPPFCRECEVRFVCNGGCPKNRFISTPSGEDGLNYLCAGYKQFFNHIDPVMKAMVGEIKADRSPANVMQMKRNSGKSQRASAKSTVGKPAVIQGMAPGQLPGRNDPCTCGSGRKFKKCCGA
- a CDS encoding GNAT family N-acetyltransferase, producing MLIVTEYHNLEELKTVSDVWNRLWSQTPDSSFLHSYEAFEATCALTGLRDDLKVLMVSLMGKPIGFVPFVIRPMETSLGTLRVLTFPMEEWFSFYNTIGPHKTIILQAAIKHLKKSDRNWDYLDWTGLLKQGREKERLETAGILHGMKMEQHSSRECSVINLEKGWYSFWTNADAEMRQTAHSMERRLQGMGRLRLMRCRSIAENQVDEPGENLIYQHLQKILSENLANPIGKTKERRGTRNSEFISRIHNAAVGQAVADWSVLYVDDEPIAAAYGLAHQGRLEMLSLSSRVGWPMESRLVLMKMLLEDSCRRGDLNIMIPTTWGSVATCLRNETFTTCRFVCTPMTSWKVHALKTTRIVQEWLGKPKEPVGFYDEKWNDRRDERPLKLNVLA